In Dromaius novaehollandiae isolate bDroNov1 chromosome 4, bDroNov1.hap1, whole genome shotgun sequence, a single genomic region encodes these proteins:
- the PLK4 gene encoding serine/threonine-protein kinase PLK4 isoform X2: MATCIGEKIEDFKVGNLLGKGSFAGVYRAVSLKTGLEVAIKMIDKKAMHKVGMVQRVQNEVKIHCQLKHPSILELYNYFEDSNYVYLILEMCHNGEMSRYIKNRKKPFSEEEARHFLHQIITGMLYLHSHGILHRDLTLSNLLLTNTMNVKIADFGLATQLKMPHEKHYTMCGTPNYISPEIATRSPHGLESDVWSLGCMFYTLLIGKPPFDTDTVKNTLNKVVLADYEMPAFLSREAQDLIHKLLRKNPADRLSLSSVLDHPFMSRCSSARSKDSGTSEDSMDSGNATISTTFTGSSSISTSGCLKEKKKLLIGQPLPNKITFFPKNKNSSNSSSIDGSSSCNQWGAQGKETGLPGRGRAMQLVEERPHSRYLRRAHSSDRSGTSHSQTQGIANDVERCHSMELLSKPRVGAMENAECFSPASSYTDMGEIFKEKTSSSSGSFEGQMSPPVKDQPHSNYLCPMKPHVGLLEQKSQIETMQQWLGSMQTNVQMRPPADIIGNSNAHGGFRYHRGVQQDASRNVWNTLKDIRSPDASFDCPHFIYQRNPKKYTSGLLCQSEKIQPSSACGLQPTSEQNQAWGKEQPVHQKPTLRSIVSPLSAHRLKPIRQKTKNAVVSILDNGEVCMEFLKEHHSQEFVKEVLRISCDGNVIAVYHPNEGRGFLLDDRPPAPPEDICMYNFDNLPEKYWKKYQYAAKFVQLVRTKTPKVTFYTRYAKCMLMENSPTADVEVCFYDGAKIHKTAGITRVIEKSGKSFTLKGESEASVKKEIQVYMDHANEGHRICLALESAVLEEEKRSEGVPFFPIIVGRKPGNTESPQALAPPSLDDANCTKEVMALDGNIAASSTPVQTPNITPVVSYEKSTFMTNVTETTCSSVHQKECSPNSAQLLKSVFVKNVGWASQLTSGAVWVQFNDGSQLVAQAGVSSITYTAPDGQTTRYGENDKLPEYIKEKLHCLSSILVMFTNPAGSH, from the exons atggcgacCTGCATCGGCGAGAAAATCGAG GACTTCAAGGTGGGGAACCTCCTGGGGAAAGGCTCCTTCGCTGGGGTCTACAGAGCAGTATCCCTAAAAACTGGTCTGGAAGTGGCTATCAAAATG ATAGATAAAAAAGCCATGCACAAAGTTGGAATGGTACAGAGGGTTCAAAATGAGGTCAAAATACATTGCCAGCTAAAGCATCCATCTATACTTGAG CTTTATAACTACTTTGAAGATAGCAACTATGTGTACTTGATACTTGAGATGTGTCACAATGGTGAAATGAGCAGATAcataaagaacagaaagaaacccTTTTCAGAAGAAGAAG CCCGACACTTCTTGCATCAGATTATCACGGGTATGCTGTATCTTCATTCTCATGGAATATTGCATCGGGACCTCACCCTTTCCAACCTTTTACTCACCAATACCATGAATGTCAAGATTGCTGATTTTGGTCTAGCAACTCAGTTGAAAATGCCTCATGAAAAGCATTATACAATGTGTGGAACTCCTAATTACATTTCTCCAGAGATAGCCACAAGGAGTCCACATGGACTTGAATCTGATGTGTGGTCTTTGGGCTGTATGTTTTACACTCTTCTGATTGGAAAGCCACCTTTTGACACTGACACAGTCAAGAACACGCTGAATAAAGTAGTATTAGCAGATTATGAAATGCCAGCCTTTTTGTCAAGAGAGGCACAAGACCTTATACATAAATTACTCCGAAAAAATCCAGCAGATCGTTTGAGTCTTTCCTCTGTGCTCGATCATCCTTTTATGTCCCGGTGCAGCTCTGCACGCAGTAAAGATTCGGGAACTTCAGAGGATTCCATGGACAGTGGAAATGCTACAATCTCTACCACTTTTACAGGCTCTTCTAGCATCAGTACCAGTGGTTGcttgaaggaaaagaagaagttATTAATTGGACAGCCACTCccaaataaaattactttttttcctaaaaataagaATTCCAGTAACTCTTCATCCATAGATGGAAGCAGTTCTTGTAATCAGTGGGGAGCTCAGGGAAAAGAAACTGGTctgcctggcagaggaagagccATGCAGCTTGTTGAAGAAAGGCCACATTCACGCTATCTCCGAAGAGCCCATTCTTCTGATAGGTCTGGCACATCCCATAGTCAGACTCAAGGAATAGCAAATGATGTGGAGAGATGTCACTCTATGGAACTGCTTTCCAAGCCCAGAGTAGGAGCAATGGAAAATGCAGAATGCTTTTCACCTGCAAGCAGCTATACTGATATGGGAGAAATATTTAAGGAGAAGACTTCGAGCAGTTCTGGTTCTTTTGAAGGACAAATGTCTCCACCTGTGAAAGATCAACCACA CTCAAATTATCTTTGTCCAATGAAGCCCCATGTTGGTTTATTAGAGCAGAAGTCCCAGATTGAAACAATGCAGCAGTGGCTTGGAAGCATGCAAACAAATG TTCAGATGAGACCACCTGCAGACATAATTGGCAACAGTAATGCACATGGAGGCTTTCGGTATCATCGGGGTGTACAGCAAGATGCATCAAGAAATGTATGGAACACCTTAAAAGATATAAGGAGTCCTGATGCGTCCTTTGACTGCCCACATTTTATATACCAGAGAAACCCAAAGAAATATACCTCTGGACTTCTCTGCCAATCTGAGAAAATTCAACCATCTTCTGCCTGTGGTCTTCAGCCAACTTCAGAACAAAACCAAGCCTGGGGCAAAGAACAACCAGTACATCAGAAACCTACGCTGCGAAGCATTGTATCTCCTCTCAGTGCTCACAGGCTAAAACCGatcaggcaaaaaacaaaaaatgcagtg gtGAGCATTCTAGATAATGGGGAAGTATGTATGGAATTTCTAAAAGAACACCATTCACAAGAATTTGTGAAAGAAGTTCTCAGAATATCTTGTGATGGAAATGTG ATTGCAGTTTATCATCCAAATGAAGGAAGAGGCTTCCTTCTTGATGACagacctcctgctcctcctgaagACATCTGTATGTATAACTTTGACAACTTGCCAG aaaagtaCTGGAAAAAATACCAGTATGCAGCCAAGTTTGTACAGTTGGTGAgaacaaaaacccccaaagttACCTTCTATACAAGATATGCCAAGTGCATGTTGATGGAAAATTCACCCACTGCAGATGTTGAAGTTTGTTTTTATGATG GAGCAAAGATACACAAGACAGCTGGTATAACTCGTGTtattgaaaaatcaggaaaatccTTCACTTTGAAAGGAGAAAGTGAAGCAAGTGTGAAGAAGGAAATACAAGTATATATGGATCATGCAAATGAG GGACATCGTATATGCCTTGCACTGGAATCTGCTGttttggaagaagagaaaaggagtgaAGGTGTTCCATTTTTTCCAATAATTGTTGGAAG aaaACCTGGCAATACTGAATCACCACAAGCTTTAGCACCTCCATCATTAGATGATGCAAACTGTACAAAAGAAGTTATGGCACTGGATGGAAATATAGCTGCCAGTTCTACTCCAGTTCAAACTCCAAACATTACTCCT GTGGTATCATATGAAAAGTCTACATTTATGACTAATGTTACTGAAACTACGTGCTCCTCTGTTCATCAAAAGGAATGCAGTCCAAATTCAGCCCaacttttaaaatctgtctttGTGAAAAATGTTGGATGGGCTTCTCAG CTGACCAGTGGAGCAGTATGGGTTCAGTTTAATGATGGATCCCAACTGGTAGCACAGGCAGGTGTTTCTTCTATCACGTACACCGCTCCAGATGGCCAGACAACCAG GTATGGAGAAAATGATAAGTTGCCAGAATACATCAAAGAGAAATTGCACTGTCTATCTTCTATTCTTGTGATGTTTACTAATCCAGCTGGTTCCCATTAA
- the PLK4 gene encoding serine/threonine-protein kinase PLK4 isoform X1 yields the protein MAARHWPGPRRDREREEEDFKVGNLLGKGSFAGVYRAVSLKTGLEVAIKMIDKKAMHKVGMVQRVQNEVKIHCQLKHPSILELYNYFEDSNYVYLILEMCHNGEMSRYIKNRKKPFSEEEARHFLHQIITGMLYLHSHGILHRDLTLSNLLLTNTMNVKIADFGLATQLKMPHEKHYTMCGTPNYISPEIATRSPHGLESDVWSLGCMFYTLLIGKPPFDTDTVKNTLNKVVLADYEMPAFLSREAQDLIHKLLRKNPADRLSLSSVLDHPFMSRCSSARSKDSGTSEDSMDSGNATISTTFTGSSSISTSGCLKEKKKLLIGQPLPNKITFFPKNKNSSNSSSIDGSSSCNQWGAQGKETGLPGRGRAMQLVEERPHSRYLRRAHSSDRSGTSHSQTQGIANDVERCHSMELLSKPRVGAMENAECFSPASSYTDMGEIFKEKTSSSSGSFEGQMSPPVKDQPHSNYLCPMKPHVGLLEQKSQIETMQQWLGSMQTNVQMRPPADIIGNSNAHGGFRYHRGVQQDASRNVWNTLKDIRSPDASFDCPHFIYQRNPKKYTSGLLCQSEKIQPSSACGLQPTSEQNQAWGKEQPVHQKPTLRSIVSPLSAHRLKPIRQKTKNAVVSILDNGEVCMEFLKEHHSQEFVKEVLRISCDGNVIAVYHPNEGRGFLLDDRPPAPPEDICMYNFDNLPEKYWKKYQYAAKFVQLVRTKTPKVTFYTRYAKCMLMENSPTADVEVCFYDGAKIHKTAGITRVIEKSGKSFTLKGESEASVKKEIQVYMDHANEGHRICLALESAVLEEEKRSEGVPFFPIIVGRKPGNTESPQALAPPSLDDANCTKEVMALDGNIAASSTPVQTPNITPVVSYEKSTFMTNVTETTCSSVHQKECSPNSAQLLKSVFVKNVGWASQLTSGAVWVQFNDGSQLVAQAGVSSITYTAPDGQTTRYGENDKLPEYIKEKLHCLSSILVMFTNPAGSH from the exons aTGGCGGCGCGGCActggccgggcccgcggcgggacagagagagggaggaagag GACTTCAAGGTGGGGAACCTCCTGGGGAAAGGCTCCTTCGCTGGGGTCTACAGAGCAGTATCCCTAAAAACTGGTCTGGAAGTGGCTATCAAAATG ATAGATAAAAAAGCCATGCACAAAGTTGGAATGGTACAGAGGGTTCAAAATGAGGTCAAAATACATTGCCAGCTAAAGCATCCATCTATACTTGAG CTTTATAACTACTTTGAAGATAGCAACTATGTGTACTTGATACTTGAGATGTGTCACAATGGTGAAATGAGCAGATAcataaagaacagaaagaaacccTTTTCAGAAGAAGAAG CCCGACACTTCTTGCATCAGATTATCACGGGTATGCTGTATCTTCATTCTCATGGAATATTGCATCGGGACCTCACCCTTTCCAACCTTTTACTCACCAATACCATGAATGTCAAGATTGCTGATTTTGGTCTAGCAACTCAGTTGAAAATGCCTCATGAAAAGCATTATACAATGTGTGGAACTCCTAATTACATTTCTCCAGAGATAGCCACAAGGAGTCCACATGGACTTGAATCTGATGTGTGGTCTTTGGGCTGTATGTTTTACACTCTTCTGATTGGAAAGCCACCTTTTGACACTGACACAGTCAAGAACACGCTGAATAAAGTAGTATTAGCAGATTATGAAATGCCAGCCTTTTTGTCAAGAGAGGCACAAGACCTTATACATAAATTACTCCGAAAAAATCCAGCAGATCGTTTGAGTCTTTCCTCTGTGCTCGATCATCCTTTTATGTCCCGGTGCAGCTCTGCACGCAGTAAAGATTCGGGAACTTCAGAGGATTCCATGGACAGTGGAAATGCTACAATCTCTACCACTTTTACAGGCTCTTCTAGCATCAGTACCAGTGGTTGcttgaaggaaaagaagaagttATTAATTGGACAGCCACTCccaaataaaattactttttttcctaaaaataagaATTCCAGTAACTCTTCATCCATAGATGGAAGCAGTTCTTGTAATCAGTGGGGAGCTCAGGGAAAAGAAACTGGTctgcctggcagaggaagagccATGCAGCTTGTTGAAGAAAGGCCACATTCACGCTATCTCCGAAGAGCCCATTCTTCTGATAGGTCTGGCACATCCCATAGTCAGACTCAAGGAATAGCAAATGATGTGGAGAGATGTCACTCTATGGAACTGCTTTCCAAGCCCAGAGTAGGAGCAATGGAAAATGCAGAATGCTTTTCACCTGCAAGCAGCTATACTGATATGGGAGAAATATTTAAGGAGAAGACTTCGAGCAGTTCTGGTTCTTTTGAAGGACAAATGTCTCCACCTGTGAAAGATCAACCACA CTCAAATTATCTTTGTCCAATGAAGCCCCATGTTGGTTTATTAGAGCAGAAGTCCCAGATTGAAACAATGCAGCAGTGGCTTGGAAGCATGCAAACAAATG TTCAGATGAGACCACCTGCAGACATAATTGGCAACAGTAATGCACATGGAGGCTTTCGGTATCATCGGGGTGTACAGCAAGATGCATCAAGAAATGTATGGAACACCTTAAAAGATATAAGGAGTCCTGATGCGTCCTTTGACTGCCCACATTTTATATACCAGAGAAACCCAAAGAAATATACCTCTGGACTTCTCTGCCAATCTGAGAAAATTCAACCATCTTCTGCCTGTGGTCTTCAGCCAACTTCAGAACAAAACCAAGCCTGGGGCAAAGAACAACCAGTACATCAGAAACCTACGCTGCGAAGCATTGTATCTCCTCTCAGTGCTCACAGGCTAAAACCGatcaggcaaaaaacaaaaaatgcagtg gtGAGCATTCTAGATAATGGGGAAGTATGTATGGAATTTCTAAAAGAACACCATTCACAAGAATTTGTGAAAGAAGTTCTCAGAATATCTTGTGATGGAAATGTG ATTGCAGTTTATCATCCAAATGAAGGAAGAGGCTTCCTTCTTGATGACagacctcctgctcctcctgaagACATCTGTATGTATAACTTTGACAACTTGCCAG aaaagtaCTGGAAAAAATACCAGTATGCAGCCAAGTTTGTACAGTTGGTGAgaacaaaaacccccaaagttACCTTCTATACAAGATATGCCAAGTGCATGTTGATGGAAAATTCACCCACTGCAGATGTTGAAGTTTGTTTTTATGATG GAGCAAAGATACACAAGACAGCTGGTATAACTCGTGTtattgaaaaatcaggaaaatccTTCACTTTGAAAGGAGAAAGTGAAGCAAGTGTGAAGAAGGAAATACAAGTATATATGGATCATGCAAATGAG GGACATCGTATATGCCTTGCACTGGAATCTGCTGttttggaagaagagaaaaggagtgaAGGTGTTCCATTTTTTCCAATAATTGTTGGAAG aaaACCTGGCAATACTGAATCACCACAAGCTTTAGCACCTCCATCATTAGATGATGCAAACTGTACAAAAGAAGTTATGGCACTGGATGGAAATATAGCTGCCAGTTCTACTCCAGTTCAAACTCCAAACATTACTCCT GTGGTATCATATGAAAAGTCTACATTTATGACTAATGTTACTGAAACTACGTGCTCCTCTGTTCATCAAAAGGAATGCAGTCCAAATTCAGCCCaacttttaaaatctgtctttGTGAAAAATGTTGGATGGGCTTCTCAG CTGACCAGTGGAGCAGTATGGGTTCAGTTTAATGATGGATCCCAACTGGTAGCACAGGCAGGTGTTTCTTCTATCACGTACACCGCTCCAGATGGCCAGACAACCAG GTATGGAGAAAATGATAAGTTGCCAGAATACATCAAAGAGAAATTGCACTGTCTATCTTCTATTCTTGTGATGTTTACTAATCCAGCTGGTTCCCATTAA
- the MFSD8 gene encoding major facilitator superfamily domain-containing protein 8 isoform X2, whose translation MAAALSGPAAAAEGQEPLLSAGEEEDSRDVVETQEHYKSRWRSIWIMYLTMFLSSVGFSIVVMSVWPYLQKIDPTADASFLGWIIASYSIGQMVASPLFGLWSNYRPRREPLLVSTVISVAANCLYAYVHVPHSHNKYYMLTARALVGFGAGNVAVVRSYIAGATSLTERTSAMANTSACQAAGFILGPVFQTCFTLIGEEGVTWELVHLQLNMYTAPVLFGALLGVINIILIFAIFREHRVDDMGRQCGSINFEGEESGVLDQDAEGNIDQVAVVALNFLFFVILFVFAVFETIATPLTMDMYSWTRREAVLYNGIILGVVGVESVIVFMVVKTLSKKTSERAILHGGLLIVLVGFFILLPWGKKLPNIQWQEIKNNSIPRTTFSEMLMPFWSLQAMQLPSNHTAEPTGCPVSQSWCLNTPMIYLAQYITSDILIGLGYPVCNVMSYTLYSKILGPRPQGVYMGWLTASGSGARILGPVFVSQIYTHLGPRWAFSLICGIVVLSLLVLEIVYKRLIAFSVRYERMQE comes from the exons GGATGTTGTGGAAACACAAGAGCATTATAAGAGTAGATGGCGGTCCATCTGGATTATGTATCTTACTATGTTTCTCAGTAGTGTGG GTTTCTCGATTGTAGTTATGTCCGTATGGCCCTATCTCCAAAAG ATTGATCCAACAGCAGATGCGAGTTTCTTGGGCTGGATTATAGCTTCATATAGTATTGGCCAAATGGTCGCCTCTCCCCTGTTTGGTTTATGGTCCAATTACAGGCCAAGGAGAGAACCTCTTCTTGTTTCAACGGTTATTTCAGTAGCTGCTAATTGTCTTTATGCCTATGTCCATGTACCTCATTCACACAACAAATACTACATGCTGACTGCACGTGCTCTTGTGGGATTTGGAGCAG GAAACGTAGCTGTGGTTCGATCGTATATTGCAGGTGCCACTTCTCTTACAGAAAGAACAAGTGCTATGGCCAATACCAGTGCTTGCCAAGCAGCTGGCTTCATATTAGGACCAG TTTTTCAGACTTGTTTTACACTTATTGGAGAAGAAGGAGTAACGTGGGAATTAGTTCATCTTCAGCTAAACATGTATACAGCACCAGTTCTATTCGGAGCTCTCTTAGGAGTTATTAATATTATTCTCATCTTTGCCATATTCAG AGAGCATCGAGTGGATGACATGGGACGGCAATGCGGAAGTATCAATTTTGAAGGAGAAG AAAGTGGTGTTCTGGATCAGGATGCAGAAGGAAACATTGACCAGGTTGCTGTTGTAGcactcaattttcttttttttgtcatcttgtttgtttttgctgtctttgaaac TATAGCTACTCCATTGACAATGGATATGTATTCCTGGACGAGGAGAGAAGCCGTTTTATATAATGGAATAATCCTTGGTGTAGTTGGTGTCGAATCAGTTATTGTTTTCATGGTGGTTAAAACACTTTCTAAAAA GACTAGTGAACGTGCTATACTCCATGGAGGCTTACTGATTGTCTTGGTTGGATTCTTTATTTTACTGCCCTGGGGGAAAAAACTACCAAATATCCAATGGCAAG aaataaagaataattcCATTCCCAGGACAACTTTCAGTGAAATGTTAATGCCTTTCTGGAGTCTGCAAGCAATGCAGCTTCCATCCAATCACACAGCAGAACCCACAGGCTGCCCTGTCTCGCAGTCCTGGTGCCTGAATACCCCCATGATCTATCTGGCCCAGTATATCACCTCCGACATACTAATAGGATTGGGCTATCCAGTTTGTAATGTGATGTCCTATACATTATACTCAAAAATTCTAGGCCCAAGGCCTCAG GGTGTCTATATGGGATGGTTAACGGCCTCTGGAAGTGGAGCACGGATACTTGGGCCTGTGTTTGTGAGCCAGATATACACTCACCTGGGACCACGTTGGGCATTTAGCTTAATATGTGGTATAGTCGTACTCTCTCTCTTAGTTTTGGAGATAGTATACAAAAGACTTATTGCATTTTCTGTCAGGTATGAAAGGATGCAAGAATAG
- the MFSD8 gene encoding major facilitator superfamily domain-containing protein 8 isoform X1, with protein MAAALSGPAAAAEGQEPLLSAGEEEDSSRDVVETQEHYKSRWRSIWIMYLTMFLSSVGFSIVVMSVWPYLQKIDPTADASFLGWIIASYSIGQMVASPLFGLWSNYRPRREPLLVSTVISVAANCLYAYVHVPHSHNKYYMLTARALVGFGAGNVAVVRSYIAGATSLTERTSAMANTSACQAAGFILGPVFQTCFTLIGEEGVTWELVHLQLNMYTAPVLFGALLGVINIILIFAIFREHRVDDMGRQCGSINFEGEESGVLDQDAEGNIDQVAVVALNFLFFVILFVFAVFETIATPLTMDMYSWTRREAVLYNGIILGVVGVESVIVFMVVKTLSKKTSERAILHGGLLIVLVGFFILLPWGKKLPNIQWQEIKNNSIPRTTFSEMLMPFWSLQAMQLPSNHTAEPTGCPVSQSWCLNTPMIYLAQYITSDILIGLGYPVCNVMSYTLYSKILGPRPQGVYMGWLTASGSGARILGPVFVSQIYTHLGPRWAFSLICGIVVLSLLVLEIVYKRLIAFSVRYERMQE; from the exons CAGGGATGTTGTGGAAACACAAGAGCATTATAAGAGTAGATGGCGGTCCATCTGGATTATGTATCTTACTATGTTTCTCAGTAGTGTGG GTTTCTCGATTGTAGTTATGTCCGTATGGCCCTATCTCCAAAAG ATTGATCCAACAGCAGATGCGAGTTTCTTGGGCTGGATTATAGCTTCATATAGTATTGGCCAAATGGTCGCCTCTCCCCTGTTTGGTTTATGGTCCAATTACAGGCCAAGGAGAGAACCTCTTCTTGTTTCAACGGTTATTTCAGTAGCTGCTAATTGTCTTTATGCCTATGTCCATGTACCTCATTCACACAACAAATACTACATGCTGACTGCACGTGCTCTTGTGGGATTTGGAGCAG GAAACGTAGCTGTGGTTCGATCGTATATTGCAGGTGCCACTTCTCTTACAGAAAGAACAAGTGCTATGGCCAATACCAGTGCTTGCCAAGCAGCTGGCTTCATATTAGGACCAG TTTTTCAGACTTGTTTTACACTTATTGGAGAAGAAGGAGTAACGTGGGAATTAGTTCATCTTCAGCTAAACATGTATACAGCACCAGTTCTATTCGGAGCTCTCTTAGGAGTTATTAATATTATTCTCATCTTTGCCATATTCAG AGAGCATCGAGTGGATGACATGGGACGGCAATGCGGAAGTATCAATTTTGAAGGAGAAG AAAGTGGTGTTCTGGATCAGGATGCAGAAGGAAACATTGACCAGGTTGCTGTTGTAGcactcaattttcttttttttgtcatcttgtttgtttttgctgtctttgaaac TATAGCTACTCCATTGACAATGGATATGTATTCCTGGACGAGGAGAGAAGCCGTTTTATATAATGGAATAATCCTTGGTGTAGTTGGTGTCGAATCAGTTATTGTTTTCATGGTGGTTAAAACACTTTCTAAAAA GACTAGTGAACGTGCTATACTCCATGGAGGCTTACTGATTGTCTTGGTTGGATTCTTTATTTTACTGCCCTGGGGGAAAAAACTACCAAATATCCAATGGCAAG aaataaagaataattcCATTCCCAGGACAACTTTCAGTGAAATGTTAATGCCTTTCTGGAGTCTGCAAGCAATGCAGCTTCCATCCAATCACACAGCAGAACCCACAGGCTGCCCTGTCTCGCAGTCCTGGTGCCTGAATACCCCCATGATCTATCTGGCCCAGTATATCACCTCCGACATACTAATAGGATTGGGCTATCCAGTTTGTAATGTGATGTCCTATACATTATACTCAAAAATTCTAGGCCCAAGGCCTCAG GGTGTCTATATGGGATGGTTAACGGCCTCTGGAAGTGGAGCACGGATACTTGGGCCTGTGTTTGTGAGCCAGATATACACTCACCTGGGACCACGTTGGGCATTTAGCTTAATATGTGGTATAGTCGTACTCTCTCTCTTAGTTTTGGAGATAGTATACAAAAGACTTATTGCATTTTCTGTCAGGTATGAAAGGATGCAAGAATAG
- the MFSD8 gene encoding major facilitator superfamily domain-containing protein 8 isoform X3: MYLTMFLSSVGFSIVVMSVWPYLQKIDPTADASFLGWIIASYSIGQMVASPLFGLWSNYRPRREPLLVSTVISVAANCLYAYVHVPHSHNKYYMLTARALVGFGAGNVAVVRSYIAGATSLTERTSAMANTSACQAAGFILGPVFQTCFTLIGEEGVTWELVHLQLNMYTAPVLFGALLGVINIILIFAIFREHRVDDMGRQCGSINFEGEESGVLDQDAEGNIDQVAVVALNFLFFVILFVFAVFETIATPLTMDMYSWTRREAVLYNGIILGVVGVESVIVFMVVKTLSKKTSERAILHGGLLIVLVGFFILLPWGKKLPNIQWQEIKNNSIPRTTFSEMLMPFWSLQAMQLPSNHTAEPTGCPVSQSWCLNTPMIYLAQYITSDILIGLGYPVCNVMSYTLYSKILGPRPQGVYMGWLTASGSGARILGPVFVSQIYTHLGPRWAFSLICGIVVLSLLVLEIVYKRLIAFSVRYERMQE; the protein is encoded by the exons ATGTATCTTACTATGTTTCTCAGTAGTGTGG GTTTCTCGATTGTAGTTATGTCCGTATGGCCCTATCTCCAAAAG ATTGATCCAACAGCAGATGCGAGTTTCTTGGGCTGGATTATAGCTTCATATAGTATTGGCCAAATGGTCGCCTCTCCCCTGTTTGGTTTATGGTCCAATTACAGGCCAAGGAGAGAACCTCTTCTTGTTTCAACGGTTATTTCAGTAGCTGCTAATTGTCTTTATGCCTATGTCCATGTACCTCATTCACACAACAAATACTACATGCTGACTGCACGTGCTCTTGTGGGATTTGGAGCAG GAAACGTAGCTGTGGTTCGATCGTATATTGCAGGTGCCACTTCTCTTACAGAAAGAACAAGTGCTATGGCCAATACCAGTGCTTGCCAAGCAGCTGGCTTCATATTAGGACCAG TTTTTCAGACTTGTTTTACACTTATTGGAGAAGAAGGAGTAACGTGGGAATTAGTTCATCTTCAGCTAAACATGTATACAGCACCAGTTCTATTCGGAGCTCTCTTAGGAGTTATTAATATTATTCTCATCTTTGCCATATTCAG AGAGCATCGAGTGGATGACATGGGACGGCAATGCGGAAGTATCAATTTTGAAGGAGAAG AAAGTGGTGTTCTGGATCAGGATGCAGAAGGAAACATTGACCAGGTTGCTGTTGTAGcactcaattttcttttttttgtcatcttgtttgtttttgctgtctttgaaac TATAGCTACTCCATTGACAATGGATATGTATTCCTGGACGAGGAGAGAAGCCGTTTTATATAATGGAATAATCCTTGGTGTAGTTGGTGTCGAATCAGTTATTGTTTTCATGGTGGTTAAAACACTTTCTAAAAA GACTAGTGAACGTGCTATACTCCATGGAGGCTTACTGATTGTCTTGGTTGGATTCTTTATTTTACTGCCCTGGGGGAAAAAACTACCAAATATCCAATGGCAAG aaataaagaataattcCATTCCCAGGACAACTTTCAGTGAAATGTTAATGCCTTTCTGGAGTCTGCAAGCAATGCAGCTTCCATCCAATCACACAGCAGAACCCACAGGCTGCCCTGTCTCGCAGTCCTGGTGCCTGAATACCCCCATGATCTATCTGGCCCAGTATATCACCTCCGACATACTAATAGGATTGGGCTATCCAGTTTGTAATGTGATGTCCTATACATTATACTCAAAAATTCTAGGCCCAAGGCCTCAG GGTGTCTATATGGGATGGTTAACGGCCTCTGGAAGTGGAGCACGGATACTTGGGCCTGTGTTTGTGAGCCAGATATACACTCACCTGGGACCACGTTGGGCATTTAGCTTAATATGTGGTATAGTCGTACTCTCTCTCTTAGTTTTGGAGATAGTATACAAAAGACTTATTGCATTTTCTGTCAGGTATGAAAGGATGCAAGAATAG